One segment of Vicugna pacos chromosome 30, VicPac4, whole genome shotgun sequence DNA contains the following:
- the LOC116279796 gene encoding superkiller complex protein 3-like, translating to MFPGLKNIDNLGVSGGGLHQKNLCLHLKAEALIKLSDYESSEEAIRTLDQVSDANNIPGLLVLKGLAYLNKGSLDETSKIMEDLLSSYPDLAEADALEALIHFTKKDYLQAEKCFQRALEKDAEVAEYHYQLGLTYWSMGEETRKDKTKTLTHFLKAAKLDPYMGKVFCYLGDYYRDVVGDKIRARGCYRKAFELDGSDAESGAAAVDLSVELEEMETALAVLTAVTQKASAGTAKWAWLRRGLYYLKAGQHSQAVADLQAALRADPKDFSCWESLGEAYLSRGGYTTALKSFTKASELNPESTYSVFKVAAIQQILGKYKEAVAQYQLIIRNKEDYVPALKGLGECHLMMAKAALVDYLDGKAVDYVEKALEYFTRALQHQADVSCLWKLVGDACTSLHAVSTSKVNVSVLGILLGQKEGKQVLKKNELLHLGGRCYGRALKLMSTSNTWCDLGINYYRQAQHLAETGNNTNDLQELLEKSLQCLKKAVRLDSSNHLYWNALGVVSCYSGIENYALAQHCFIKAIQSEQINAAAWTYLGVLYLASEKIEQAHEAFKMAQSLDPTYLMCWVGQALIAETVGSYDTMDLFRHTTELSMHTEGAIGYAYWVCTTLQDKSNRETELYQYNILQMNAIPAAQVVLSKYIERIQNYAPAFTMLGYLNENLQLKKEAAAAYQRAILLLQTAEDRDTYNVTMRNYGRLLCSIGEYDKAIQAFKSTPLEELEDIVGFALALFMKGLYKESSKAYERALSVVESEQDKAHILTALAITEYKQGKMDVAKTLLFKCSILKEPTTESLQTLCALGLAMQDATLSKAALNELLKHVKQKDNDYQRCLLTSAVYALQGRSVAVQRQASKAVHR from the exons atgtttccag GTCTGAAGAACATAGATAATCTTGGTGTGTCTGGTGGCGGTCTTCATCAGAAGAATCTTTGTCTTCATTTGAAAGCAGAGGCTTTGATTAAACTCTCAGATTATGAATCTTCAGAGGAAGCAATTCGTACTCTTGATCAG GTTTCTGATGCAAATAATATCCCAGGACTTTTGGTTCTCAAAGGCTTGGCCTATCTGAACAAAGGCTCATTAGATGAAACTTCAAAG ATTATGGAAGACCTTCTCTCTTCTTATCCTGACCTCGCTGAAGCTGATGCCTTGGAGGCTTTGATTCATTTTACCAAAAAGGACTATCTACAAGCAGAAAAATG TTTTCAGAGAGCTCTTGAGAAAGATGCTGAAGTTGCTGAATATCATTACCAACTTGGATTAACATATTGGTCCATGggtgaagaaacaagaaaagataaaacaaagacTCTTACCCACTTTCTAAAG GCTGCCAAACTGGATCCATACATGGGCAAAGTTTTCTGCTATTTAGGTGATTATTACCGAGATGTAGTAGGAGATAAAATCAGAGCCCGTGGATGTTACAGGAAAGCTTTTGAATTAGATGGCAGTGATGCTGAATCTGGAGCTGCAGCAGTTGACTTAAGTGTGGAGCTTGAAGAGATG GAAACTGCTTTAGCTGTCCTAACAGCCGTCACGCAGAAGGCAAGTGCTGGAACGGCCAAATGGGCCTGGCTTAGGCGAGGACTGTACTATTTGAAAGCTGGTCAACATTCTCAAGCTGTGGCTGA TTTACAGGCAGCATTAAGGGCAGACCCAAAGGACTTCAGTTGTTGGGAGTCACTAGGAGAGGCATACTTAAGCAGAGGTGGCTACACAACGGCCTTGAAATCCTTCACAAAAGCCAGTGAGCTGAACCCAGAATCCACATACAGTGTGTTTAAGGTTGCAGCAATACAGCAAATCCTAGGCAAATACAAGGAAGCAGTAGCTCAATACCAGCTGATCATTAGAAACAAAGAAGATTATGTGCCTGCTTTAAAag GTTTGGGTGAATGCCATCTCATGATGGCAAAAGCAGCTCTAGTCGATTATCTTGATGGGAAAGCTGTGGACTATGTAGAGAAAGCACTGGAATATTTTACTAG ggCTCTGCAGCATCAAGCTGATGTGTCTTGCCTTTGGAAGCTAGTTGGGGATGCTTgtaccagtctccatgctgtctcaACATCTAAAGTGAACGTTAGTGTTCTAGGAATCCTTCTaggtcagaaagaaggaaaacaagtaCTAAAGAAAAATGAGCTCCTCCATCTTGGAGGAAG gTGTTATGGCCGTGCATTGAAACTAATGTCTACATCTAATACGTGGTGTGATCTTGGAATTAATTATTATCGCCAGGCACAACACCTAGCAGAAACTGGCAACAACACGAATGATCTTCAAGAATTGTTGGAGAAATCTTTACAG TGTCTGAAAAAAGCCGTGAGACTCGACAGTAGTAATCACTTATACTGGAATGCTCTTGGTGTAGTTTCATGTTACAGTG GTATTGAAAATTATGCCCTTGCTCAGCACTGTTTTATCAAGGCAATCCAGTCAGAACAAATT aATGCTGCTGCATGGACCTACTTGGGAGTGTTATACCTTGCAAGTGAAAAAATTGAG CAAGCGCATGAAGCTTTCAAAATGGCTCAGTCCCTTGATCCAACTTATTTAATGTGCTGGGTTGGACAA gcTCTAATTGCAGAGACAGTTGGAAGTTATGACACCATGGACCTCTTCAGGCACACTACAGAACTCAGTATGC ACACTGAAGGAGCAATTGGTTATGCATATTGGGTCTGTACAACATTGCAAGATAAAAGcaacagagaaacagagctgTACCAGTACAACATCCTTCAGATGAATGCAATTCCAGCAGCACAGGTTGTTTTGAGTAAATACATAG aaagaattcagaattaTGCTCCAGCTTTCACAATGTTGGGTTACTTAAATGAAAATCTACAACTGAAAAAGGAAGCAGCAGCTGCATACCAAAG GGCAATTTTGTTGTTACAGACTGCAGAAGACCGAGATACTTACAACGTTACAATGAGAAATTATGGCAGATTGttatg TTCCATTGGTGAATATGATAAAGCTATCCAGGCTTTTAAGTCCACGCCCCTTGAGGAATTAGAAGACATCGTAGGTTTTGCATTGGCTTTATTTATGAAGGGTCTGTACAAAGAGAGTAGCAAAG CCTATGAGAGAGCCTTGTCTGTTGTTGAATCAGAACAAGACAAAGCCCATATCTTGACAGCTCTGGCAATAACGGAGTATAAACAAGGAAAAATGGATGTAGCCAAGACGTTGCTATTTAAATG cTCTATCTTAAAGGAACCAACCACAGAAAGCCTTCAAACCCTGTGTGCTTTAGGATTGGCAATGCAGGATGCTACACTGTCCAAAGCTGCACTTAATGAGTTACTGAAGCACGTCAAACAGAAAGACAATGATTATCAGAGGTGCCTTCTTACTTCAGCGGTTTATGCACTGCAAGGCCGCAGTGTGGCAGTGCAGAGACAGGCATCGAAGGCTGTTCACAGGTAA